The following proteins come from a genomic window of Metarhizium brunneum chromosome 2, complete sequence:
- the ELM gene encoding Extracellular metalloprotease encodes MYFPTFLMAILMASAINASAIQQRQEEEVPQCDEAPPSVEFVEYSKTLLQNSSSLETRQAQKRYNFRVYAHVVYSEKNSKGGYVSEENVKKDIDLLNKRYSRAGISFTYAETDYLQNSAWAHSNDPAMNKKLRRGGYADLNLYYVAKIPGKLISGGPIGGHCTYPIVPRGNSLTVPQATMERDGCVMIATSVPGGSSWSDLSPLTTHEVGHWLGLRHTFEGGCKDGDTIDDTFPQEKPTGRCENQPKLPDGRPGAYACGGLHPSNSLNFMDYSSEFTLGQEQRMRQWADSRQKLGGSSTDQKPPENPKPKPKPNPPTPKPPSNSGESKVWGQCGGRDWKGPTACSKGLVCKHFGVWYSQCVPAA; translated from the exons ATGTATTTTCCTACTTTCCTTATGGCCATTCTCATGGCAAGTGCTATCAATGCAAGCGCCATACAGcaacgacaagaagaagaagtaccGCAGTGCGACGAAGCGCCTCCAAGTGTGGAATTCGTGGAATATTCCAAGACTCTTCTACAGAATAGTTCGTCTCTTGAAACCCGTCAAGCGCAGAAACGCTACAACTTTCGAGTTTATGCACACGTTGTATACTCTGAAAAGAACAGCAAAGGCGGCTATGTATCT GAAGAGAATGTGAAGAAGGACATTGATCTTTTAAACAAACGCTACAGCCGGGCTGGAATCTCCTTCACCTACGCCGAGACGGACTACCTTCAAAACAGTGCCTGGGCCCATTCCAACGATCCTGCAATGAATAAGAAGTTGCGCCGGGGCGGATACGCAGACCTGAACCTCTATTATGTCGCCAAAATCCCAGGCAAGCTGATTTCAGGAGGCCCCATCGGTGGGCATTGCACGTACCCCATTGTTCCCAGGGGTAATAGCTTGACTGTACCGCAAGCGACCATGGAGCGTGACGGGTGCGTCATGATCGCCACGTCTGTCCCGGGCGGCAGTTCGTGGTCTGACCTAAGCCCGCTCACCACACACGAGGTCGGCCACTGGCTGGGCTTGCGACACACTTTCGAAGGCGGCTGCAAAGATGGAGATACCATCGACGATACCTTTCCCCAGGAGAAGCCGACGGGCAGATGTGAAAACCAGCCCAAGCTCCCAGACGGCCGGCCCGGTGCTTACGCTTGTGGCGGGCTGCATCCGAGCAACAGTTTGAACTTTATGGATTACTC GTCAGAATTTACCTTGGGCCAGGAGCAGCGCATGAGGCAATGGGCTGATAGTCGTCAAAAGCTTGGAGGATCTTCAACTGACCAAAAGCCTCCTGAAAAcccgaagccgaagccgaagccaaaCCCGCCTACTCCTAAGCCTCCCAGTAACTCGGGTGAATCCAAAGTCTGGGGCCAATGCGGCGGCAGAGACTGGAAAGGCCCAACTGCTTGTTCCAAGGGCCTTGTCTGCAAGCACTTCGGGGTGTGGTATTCTCAATGTGTGCCTGCGGCTTAA
- the LYS4_0 gene encoding Homoaconitase has translation MPPNLGVSQMKLSATSKSAFPWTRDSYLPVLTPSIEHKPCQLLATSTHDGPTSPQCRAYIARLRSPSIATPQLRLYTSTVPPRQQAFHSQLESIPDAHILQSFQKAAAPTNPQNLTEKIFQRHSIGLAPGKTVKAGDFISIKPHRCMTHDNSYPVATKAMNLGLTKIHDGSQVVMALDHDVQNKSESNKRKYALIEEFARKHGTFFYPAGFGIGHQVMIDEGHAWPGTLCVASDSHSPIYGGIGCLGTPVVRTDAAAIWATGSTWLQHPPVAKVTFTGLLPFGVTGKDVILSLCSLFGSDDVLNHCVEFAGSEQTMASIPIDDRLSISNMCGLFPVDETLISWYRAKATAAAVCDSPAKERFNHERVKDMAENRLVADPGASYAKEFYINLSTLSPWVSGPNSPKIANPLKNLEAQNIKIDKAYLVSCTNSRASDIAAAARVFREAAKDGQPAKIASGVRFYLAAASLSEQQIAEEAGDWKVLLDAGATQLPASCGPCIGLGTGLLEEGETGISASNRNYPGRMGSKDSKAYLASPEVVAASALKGRIAGPGWYQQPDGVEKVIIGEGSGDFAADQARSIESAFDKMINEVDSMIAIAENGQDETTTTAAKDEALTDILPGFPEKIEGEIVFLDNDNINTDGIYPGKYTYQDNLPKEKMAAVCMENYDTEFTKLTKPGDVLVTGFNFGCGSSREQAATAILARDIPLVIAGSLGNIFSRNGINNALVCLEMPRLVEHLRKSFKDDAERPLTRRTGWKLLWDVRRSKAVITEKDGTVWEEKVSELPPSVQEIISFKGLENWVKSKIQA, from the exons ATGCCTCCGAACCTCGGCGTGTCGCAAATGAAGTTATCCGCAACATCGAAATCTGCCTTCCCTTGGACGCGGGATTCATATCTCCCCGTCTTGACACCATCTATTGAGCACAAGCCATGCCAATTGCTGGCTACAAGTACTCATGATGGCCCGACTT CTCCGCAGTGTCGAGCATACATCGCCCGCTTGCGAAGCCCTTCGATTGCTACGCCCCAATTGCGTTTATATACTTCCACCGTTCCGCCAAGACAACAAGCCTTCCACTCGCAACTCGAGAGCATCCCAGATGCTCACATTCTTCAGTCTTTCCAGAAAgccgcggcgccgacaaATCCGCAGAACCTTACCGAAAAGATATTCCAGCGACACTCCATTGGGCTCGCTCCAGGAAAGACGGTCAAGGCCGGCGATTTCATCTCAATT AAACCTCACCGTTGTATGACGCACGATAACAGTTATCCGGTCGCAACAAAGGCCATGAATCTTGGCCTAACCAAGATCCATGATGGCTCCCAGGTCGTGATGG CTCTTGATCACGACGTTCAGAATAAATCAGAGTCCAATAAACGCAAGTACGCGCTGATTGAGGAGTTTGCTCGTAAACATGGCACCTTTTTTTACCCTGCCGGCTTCGGAATTGGACACCAGGTCATGATCGACGAAG GCCACGCCTGGCCAGGAACGCTTTGCGTCGCCAGCGATTCTCATTCGCCGATTTATGGTGGCATAGGATGTCTAGGGACTCCTGTCGTGCGCACCGATGCTGCGGCCATATGGGCGACGGGAAGCACTTGGCTAC AACACCCACCTGTCGCCAAAGTTACCTTTACAGGCCTACTCCCCTTTGGAGTCACAGGGAAGGACGTGATTTTAAGTCTCTGCTCCCTGTTCGGTTCCGATGACGTCTTGAACCACTGTGTGGAATTCGCCGGATCCGAACAGACCATGGCGAGCATTCCCATCGATGACCGTTTATCCATCTCTAACATGT GCGGACTGTTCCCCGTTGATGAGACGCTCATTTCCTGGTATCGCGCCAAAGCCACCGCTGCAGCCGTGTGCGACAGCCCTGCCAAGGAGCGCTTTAACCACGAGCGAGTCAAGGACATGGCAGAGAACCGGCTCGTCGCTGACCCAGGGGCTTCGTATGCTAAAGAGTTCTATATCAATCTATCCACGCTTTCACCATGGGTCAGTGGACCTAACTCGCCCAAAATCGCCAACCCTCTGAAGAACCTTGAAGCTCAGAACATCAAGATCGACAAGGCTTATCTGGTTTCTTGTACTAATTCTAGAGCAAGTGATAtagccgctgccgcccgtGTTTTCcgcgaggctgccaaggatGGCCAGCCTGCTAAAATTGCTAGTGGTGTTCGCTTCTATCTTGCTGCGGCCTCCCTCTCCGAGCAGCAGATTGCGGAGGAAGCCGGTGATTGGAAGGTCCTGCTCGATGCCGGTGCTACACAGCTTCCAGCTTCGTGTGGCCCGTGTATTGGGTTGGGCACCGGCCTGCTTGAGGAGGGCGAAACGGGCATCTCAGCGTCGAACCGTAACTACCCCGGACGAATGGGATCCAAAGATAGCAAGGCATATCTTGCTAGTCCTGAAGTTGTTGCTGCCAGTGCTCTCAAGGGCAGAATTGCCGGCCCTGGTTGGTATCAACAGCCAGACGGTGTTGAAAAGGTCATTATCGGAGAGGGAAGCGGCGATTTTGCTGCCGACCAAGCTCGCTCTATTGAGAGTGCCTTTGATAAAATGATTAATGAAGTGGATAGCATGATTGCTATTGCTGAGAATGGCCAAGACGAGACCACTACAACTGCCGCTAAAGATGAAGCCTTGACCGATATTCTTCCGGGCTTCCCTGAGAAAATCGAGGGCGAAATTGTTTTTCT GGACAATGACAATATCAACACGGATGGTATCTACCCAG GCAAATACACGTATCAGGATAACCTTCCCAAAGAAAAGATGGCTGCGGTGTGCATGGAGAACTATGACACCGAGTTTACCAAACTCACCAAGCCGGGTGATGTGCTGGTGACCGGTTTCAACTTTGGGTGTG GAAGTTCTCGTGAGCaagccgccaccgccattcTGGCACGAGACATTCCTCTCGTCATCGCAGGAAGTCTCGGGAACATCTTTAGCCGCAACGGCATCAACAATGCTTTGGTCTGTCTCGAAATGCCCCGCCTGGTTGAGCACCTACGCAAGTCATTCAAGGACGATGCGGAGCGACCTCTGACTCGCCGTACGGGCTGGAAGCTTTTGTGGGATGTGCGCCGCTCCAAGGCTGTGATTACGGAGAAGGACGGCACCGTCTGGGAGGAAAAGGTGAGCGAACTGCCTCCCAGCGTACAAGAGATTATCAGCTTCAAGGGTCTGGAGAACTGGGTCAAGTCCAAGATTCAGGCGTAA
- the NMT1_1 gene encoding Phosphoethanolamine N-methyltransferase 1 gives MSIDTGDTNTESNDNMASPNADTGIGNVALYNLGRIRRSLDALASKPKWDPSDTAGFDCMHYFGDGALEKACQRLGMQPGQTVIDIGSGFSATGRYFHKTCGVDVTGVELQAEIHELAEIITKRNGLAGGVRSVNADFTKLTVDAPVDYIVSFLCILHIPDREALFQKVAGSLKPGGKVYIEDFFARTTLDPSARDQLRDIVSCPYLPSREQYISHLTNAGFHGVRFEETSEDWAEFVHERAVRNRHEGTSEAPLTLFYDTVDALFASGQLGGVRLTAVKG, from the coding sequence ATGTCCATCGATACCGGCGATACGAACACCGAATCCAATGACAATATGGCTTCCCCAAATGCAGACACCGGCATTGGCAATGTTGCTTTATACAACCTGGGGAGGATCAGGAGAAGCCTGGATGCCCTCGCTAGCAAACCCAAATGGGATCCTAGCGACACCGCAGGCTTCGATTGCATGCACTATTTTGGCGACGGTGCCTTGGAAAAGGCATGCCAGAGGTTGGGCATGCAGCCTGGACAAACAGTCATCGACATTGGCTCCGGATTCAGTGCCACCGGCCGCTATTTCCACAAGACGTGCGGCGTTGATGTCACGGGCGTCGAGCTACAGGCCGAAATTCATGAACTCGCAGAGATCATCACCAAACGGAATGGACTGGCCGGAGGCGTACGCTCCGTGAATGCCGACTTTACAAAACTCACGGTAGATGCCCCCGTAGACTACATTGTCTCGTTCTTATGCATACTACACATCCCCGACAGGGAGGCGTTGTTCCAGAAAGTGGCCGGTAGCCTAAAGCCTGGTGGAAAAGTCTACATTGAGGACTTCTTTGCCCGAACGACACTCGACCCCAGCGCCCGCGACCAATTACGCGACATTGTGTCCTGCCCTTACCTGCCGAGCCGGGAGCAGTATATATCCCATCTGACCAATGCAGGGTTCCACGGCGTTCGATTTGAGGAAACGTCGGAAGATTGGGCCGAGTTTGTGCACGAACGAGCAGTGAGGAACAGACATGAAGGGACAAGCGAGGCGCCACTTACATTATTCTACGATACGGTTGATGCATTGTTTGCCAGCGGCCAGTTGGGCGGCGTCCGTCTTACCGCCGTCAAGGGATAA